Proteins co-encoded in one Capsicum annuum cultivar UCD-10X-F1 chromosome 9, UCD10Xv1.1, whole genome shotgun sequence genomic window:
- the LOC107841218 gene encoding potassium transporter 5-like, producing the protein MSSRLIVKTRANDSGKQVSWAKLHRLDSLNVEAGKVSSFLAGHTSKGDWKTLLGLAFQSAGVIYGDIGTSLPYVFASFSGRTRVLSGCFQGTGSMGNLEIGFISISGYAKLSLIPNQQPEDSELSHYGLDIPSNKFKRAQKTRYNKLENSIFAKIVLVFLAILGTSMVIGDGVLTRCISVLCAVSGIKPLGQEAIMYISVAILVALFCCQRFGTDKVGYAFAPAISVWFLLISGIGLYNLFTYDMSVLRAFNPMYIFYYFKRNGKKGWLSLGGVFLCITGLEAMFADLGHFSVRSIQISFSCLVFPSILSAYIGQAAYLSHFPENVGNAFYASVPGPLYWPTFVVAVVTAIIASQAMISGAFSIVAQAQSLACFPRVKVVHTSERHEGQVYIPELNYFLMFACVVVTLGFKTTEELGHAYGIAVVCAEIITTNMVTLVMLLIWKTSIWRIVLFYMVYITMESTYLSAQLTKFMEGGYLPMTFSFVFVIIMGIWHYVQKKRYHFELNNKVSSNYIRDLAKNPDIKRVPGIGLLYSELVQGIPPIFPHFVSNIASVHSIIVLVSIKSIPISKVTLEERFLFRHVEPREYKVFRCVVRLGYNDQIGKSEDFESQLIDHLKEFIRQEHYIFAAHDDQVSDTEPEIEARKSSSSVVHVEEELQHLDPRISSSAGSIRVNTASAQFNHSSSLIQVVAPGLEAEEEMQYVGKP; encoded by the exons ATGAGCAGTAGATTG ATAGTGAAAACAAGAGCAAACGATAGTGGGAAGCAAGTATCATGGGCAAAATTGCACCGTCTTGATTCCCTCAATGTGGAAGCAGGAAAAGTTTCTTCCTTTCTGGCAGGACACACgtctaag GGTGATTGGAAGACACTATTGGGTTTGGCATTTCAGTCAGCAGGAGTTATCTATGGAGACATAGGGACTTCTCTTCCTTATGTCTTTGCAA GTTTCTCCGGCAGAACTCGAGTCCTATCAGGTTGCTTCCAGGGTACTGGTTCAATGGGAAACCTGGAGATAGGTTTCATATCCATATCAGG ATATGCAAAATTGAGTCTCATTCCAAACCAGCAGCCAGAAGACAGTGAGCTTTCACACTATGGTTTAGACATACCATCCAATAAGTTCAAGAGGGCTCAGAAGACCAGATATAATAAATTGGAGAACAGTATTTTTGCTAAAATTGTTCTTGTCTTCCTTGCGATTCTTGGAACATCTATGGTCATTGGTGATGGAGTACTCACTCGTTGCATCTCAG TTCTCTGTGCCGTAAGTGGGATTAAGCCTCTAGGCCAAG AAGCGATTATGTATATTTCAGTCGCGATACTGGTAGCCCTCTTCTGTTGTCAACGTTTTGGTACAGACAAGGTGGGATATGCATTTGCTCCGGCCATAAGCGTTTGGTTTTTATTGATAAGCGGCATTGGTCTCTACAACCTGTTCAcgtatgatatgagtgtcttacGCGCCTTTAATCCCATGTACATTTTTTACTACTTCAAAAGAAATGGTAAAAAAGGATGGCTTTCCCTTGGTGGAGTTTTCCTCTGCATTACAG GATTGGAAGCTATGTTTGCTGATTTGGGTCATTTTAGTGTGAGGTCCATTCAA ATAAGCTTCAGTTGCCTCGTATTTCCATCTATCCTCTCTGCCTACATTGGACAAGCAGCGTATCTCTCACATTTCCCTGAAAATGTGGGAAATGCTTTCTATGCTTCAGTTCCAG GTCCACTTTACTGGCCAACATTTGTAGTGGCTGTTGTTACTGCCATAATTGCAAGTCAAGCTATGATATCTGGAGCATTTTCTATTGTGGCTCAGGCACAAAGCTTGGCTTGTTTTCCCAGGGTGAAAGTAGTTCACACATCTGAAAGACATGAGGGTCAAGTTTACATCCCAGAACTCAATTACTTCCTCATGTTTGCTTGTGTTGTAGTTACTCTCGGCTTCAAAACGACAGAAGAATTGGGACACGCATATGGTATTGCTGTGGTTTGTGCTGAGATCATAACCACAAACATGGTGACATTAGTAATGCTTCTTATATGGAAAACCAGCATATGGAGGATCGTCTTGTTCTACATGGTGTATATTACCATGGAATCAACATATCTATCAGCTCAGTTGACAAAATTCATGGAAGGTGGTTATCTGCCCATGACTTTCTCGTTTGTGTTCGTGATCATCATGGGGATTTGGCACTATGTTCAAAAAAAAAGATACCATTTTGAGCTCAATAACAAGGTCTCGAGTAACTACATAAGGGACTTAGCCAAGAATCCAGACATCAAAAGAGTACCTGGAATAGGACTACTCTACTCTGAATTAGTACAGGGGATTCCACCAATATTTCCACACTTTGTCTCAAATATTGCATCCGTCCACTCTATCATCGTTCTCGTATCAATTAAATCCATTCCTATAAGTAAAGTGACACTCGAGGAACGTTTCTTGTTCAGACATGTTGAGCCTAGAGAATACAAGGTGTTCCGATGCGTTGTTAGGTTGGGTTACAATGATCAAATTGGGAAATCTGAGGACTTTGAAAGCCAACTGATCGATCATTTGAAAGAGTTCATACGACAGGAACATTATATTTTTGCAGCACATGATGATCAAGTGTCAGATACAGAACCTGAAATTGAAGCTAGAAAATCATCGTCAAGTGTGGTCCACGTGGAGGAGGAGCTGCAACATTTAGATCCAAGAATATCATCATCAGCTGGTTCAATTCGAGTTAACACTGCATCAGCTCAGTTTAATCATTCATCAAGTCTAATACAAGTAGTGGCACCAGGTTTGGAAGCAGAAGAAGAGATGCAATACGTGGGAAAACCTTAG
- the LOC124887211 gene encoding uncharacterized protein LOC124887211: MGRFMFSCSVIITVLVFQATAESEFSRPLPRKLRIANPPFSRGRMAELLVEGENDIGEGPSGVEAPESDDNILKMRHHHSADKSVAGGGVIIGGLVTAIFAAVYCYIRVTRKKENM; this comes from the coding sequence ATGGGCAGATTTATGTTCTCTTGTTCTGTTATCATAACCGTTTTGGTTTTCCAAGCAAcggcggagtcagaattttctCGGCCACTCCCACGAAAGCTTAGAATTGCAAATCCACCATTTTCAAGAGGTAGAATGGCGGAGTTGTTGGTGGAAGGAGAAAATGACATTGGTGAAGGACCCTCCGGGGTCGAAGCCCCGGAGAGTGATGATAATATACTGAAAATGAGGCATCATCATTCTGCTGATAAGTCTGTTGCTGGAGGAGGAGTCATTATTGGTGGACTTGTTACTGCTATTTTTGCTGCTGTGTATTGTTATATTAGAGTtactagaaaaaaagaaaatatgtga